The Bradyrhizobium barranii subsp. barranii genome segment TGCCGAAGAAGGCCAGCACCGCGAGCGCCATGATCAGGAACGGCATGCTGGCCTGGAAGTCGGTCAGCATCAGCACGAACTGCTCGACGGCCCCGCGGAAATGCGCGGCGAGAAAGCCGAGCGTGGTGCCGACGATCGCCGAGATTGCGGTCGCGCCGAAGGCGATCAACAGCGAGATGCGGATCGAGACGAGGAGCCGCGACAGCACGTCGCGGCCGAGCTCGTCCGTGCCGAGCCAGTGCGCGACATTGCCGGGCGCGGCCAGCCGGTTGCGCAGGTCGAGCTGGGTGAAGCTGTAAGGCGCGATTTTCTCGGCGAACGCCGCGATCACCAGCATGGCGACGATCCAGCTGATCGCGAGCGCGACCGAGACCGGGATCGCGGGAAGGCTGATGCGGCGGCGGACAGCCGTATCCTTCAGCGTCGTATCGGTCATGCATGCGCCCCTTTGGCGCGCAGGCGCGGATCGAGGAAGCCGTAGAGGAAATCGACGATCAGATTCGACGTGACCATGGTCATCGCGACCAGCAACAGGATGCACTGCACGACGGCGAGGTCGCGGTTGGCGACGGCGACGACCAGCAGGCGCCCTACTCCGGGCCAGGCAAATACGCTCTCGACCACGACCGCGCCCGCGATCAGCGTGCCCACCATGAAGCCGAGAATGGTGACGGTCGGGATCGCCGCGTTCGGCAGCGCATGCGACGTCACCACCTTGCGCCACGGCACGCCCTTGGCCGAGGCGGTGCGGATATAGGGCTGGCCCAGCACCTCCAGCATGGCGCTGCGGGTGAAGCGCGCCAGCACCGCGGCGCCGCCGAGGCTGAGTGTCACGATTGGCAGGATGGCGTGACGCCAGCTGTCCTGCCCGCCCGACGGCAACCAGCCGAGCTGAACGGCGAAGACGAGCACGAGCAGCAGCGCAAGGACGAAACTCGGCACGGTGAAGCCGGCGACCGCCGTCATCATCACGGCGCGATCGATTCCCGAGCCGCGGTGCAGCGCCGCGTAGATGCCGGCGGGAATGCCGAGGGCCACCTTGAAGAAGAAGGCCGGCAGCGTCAGCGCGAGCGTTGCCGGAATCCGCTCCAGCACGAGCTCGATCGCCGGCCGCCCGTCGCGCATGGAGCGGCCGAGCTCGCCCTTGGCAATGGCGCCGAAGTAGTCGAGGTACTGGAACCAGATGGGATCATCGAGCCCCCAGGCCTTGCGGAAAGCAGCGAGCACTTCCGGCGGCGCCTCCGGTCCCAGGATCATCAGCGCAGGATCGCCGGAGAGCCGCAGCACCACGAAGGCGAAGGTGACGACGAGCACGATCGTCAGCGCCGCGCGTCCGATCCGAATGGCGAGATAGCGTCCCATCAGGCCGCGTCCCGCGTCTCGGCCTGCCGCCCCGTCACGAGATGGCAGGCGACTTGCCTGTTGCCGCCGACGCCCGACAGCGCCGGCACCTCGCTCGCGCAGCGCGCGATAGCGCGCGGGCAGCGCGGATGGAAGGCACAGCCTTGGGGCCGCGCCGCCGGGTTCGGCGGATCGCCCGCCAGCACGATGCGGCCCGCGCTGCGGCGGCCCGGTGCCGGCGAGGCCGAGACCAGCGCCTGCGTATAGGGATGTTCGGGACGCGCGAAGAGATCGTCGGCGCTGCCGATCTCGACGATGCGGCCGAGATACATCACGGCGACGACATTGCTGATCTGCCGCACGACGCGCAAATCGTGGCTGATGAACAGTCGCGTCAGCCCGAGCTGCGCCTGGAGATCGCAAAGCAGGTTCACCACCTGCGCCTGGATCGAAACGTCGAGCGCGCTGACCGGCTCGTCGCAGACGAGGAAATCGGGCTTTGTCGCCAGTGCCCGCGCCAGCACGATACGCTGACGCTGGCCGCCGGAGAGCGCGCCCGGATAGCGCGCGCCATGCGCCGGTGTCAGCTCGACGGCGCGCAGCAATTCGCGGACACGCTCCTCGCGTTCGGCCGGCGTGCCGAGACCGTGAATGTCCAGAGGCTCGCGGATTTGGGCCGCGACCGGCAACCGCCGGTCCAGCGCCCCCAGCGGATCCTGGAAGATCATCTGCATGCGCGCCCGCTGCGCGCGCCACGCCTTCGTGCCTGGCGCGGCCATCGCCTTGCCGTCGAACCGCACCTCGCCGCGATCGGGCGGCTCGAGACCGAGCACGATACGACCCGTGGTCGACTTGCCCGAGCCGGACTCGCCGACGAGGCCGAGCGTCTCGCCCTTGCGGATCGCAAGTGACAAGCCGTCGACCGCGTGAACCGCCGTGCTGCGGCCGAACATCCCGGAGCGCATCGCGTAGCTGCGCGAGATCGAGGACACCTCGACAAGCGGCCCGCTCATTCGGCGGCGATCCCGAGCAGCGCGCGGCGCGAGGCCTCGGCACGGATGCAGGCAACCACGCGATCGTTCGCGATCGGCGCGAGGCTCGGCACGGCAAGTCCGCACGGCTCGGCCGCCAGCGCGCAGCGCGGCGCGAAGGCACAGCCGCTTGGCATGTGCGCGGGATCGGGAACGGTCCCCGGAATGGCCGTGAGACGCCGACGCGGTCCGTCGAGCGGCGGCAGTGCGCCGATCAGGCCCTGCGCGTAGGGATGCACCGGATCGGCAAAGAGCTGATTGGCGGGCGCCTGCTCGACGATGCGGCCGGCATACATCACGGCGACGCGGTCGCAGTTTTCCGCGACGACGCCGAGATCATGGCTGATCAGCACCATCGCCATGCTCATCTCGCGGCGGATGGTCGAGAGCAGCTCCAAAATCTGCGCCTGGATGGTGGCGTCGAGCGCCGTGGTCGGCTCGTCCGCGACGAGGAGATCGGGATTTCCGGCCAGCGCCATCGCGATCATGATGCGCTGGACCTGGCCGCCCGAGAATTCGTGCGGATAGGCCTCGAGCCGCCGCGCCGCATCGGGAATGCCGACGAGATCGAGCAGCCGCCGCGCTTCGGCCTTCACCGCCTCGCCCGAGAGATGGCGATGCAGCGCCAAAGCCTCGCAGAGCTGCTTGCGAATGGTGAGCACCGGATTGAGCGCGCTTGCGGGATCCTGAAAAATCATGGCGACCCGCCCGCCCCGCACCCCGGTCAAGCTCACCCGCGGCTGCGCCGAGGATTTCGCGTCCGTCGAGCCGCACGGAGCCCGAGACTTTTGCATGCCGCGGCAAGAGGCCGAGTGCAGCAAGCCACGTCACTGACTTGCCGGAGCCGGACTCGCCGACGAGGCCGAGCGCCTCTCCCTTCTGCAAAGCGAGATCGACGCCGCGCAGGACCGCTACGCCGTTGAAGGCGACGCTGAGGCCCTGGATGCTGACCAACGGCGTCGCCACTTACGCCTCGAAATTGCCGGCGCGGAAATCCATCGCGAATGCCGGCGACGCCTTCCACTTGATCGACTTCGGCTTCGCGGTGAAGGTCGCGTTCTGGTGCAGCACAGTGTAGGCGGGATCCTCGCGCTCGGCGATCTCGAGCATGCGGCGGAACGCCTTCTTGCGGGCGGCCCGGTCGGTCGAGGTCTCCAGGAACTCCGAAAGCTTGTTCAGTTCGGCGTTGGTCCACTCGCCGATCTGCTGCTGCTGGCCGTTCGGGCCGTGCTGGGCGACCAGCGACGAGACGGGATCGTTGAAGGCAGCCGAGTTCGACCAGTCGCGTACCGCGCGGGTCGGCGC includes the following:
- a CDS encoding ABC transporter permease, with protein sequence MTDTTLKDTAVRRRISLPAIPVSVALAISWIVAMLVIAAFAEKIAPYSFTQLDLRNRLAAPGNVAHWLGTDELGRDVLSRLLVSIRISLLIAFGATAISAIVGTTLGFLAAHFRGAVEQFVLMLTDFQASMPFLIMALAVLAFFGNSLPLLIGLMGLFGWERYARIARGLAISANAQGYAAAVRQLGATPSRIYLRHILPNIASTLIVSTTLVFPEVILMESGLSFLGLGVQPPMTSLGNMVGYGREYLTRAPWIMLAPATTIVITTLAVSVIGDWLRDRLDPTLQ
- a CDS encoding ABC transporter permease, which produces MGRYLAIRIGRAALTIVLVVTFAFVVLRLSGDPALMILGPEAPPEVLAAFRKAWGLDDPIWFQYLDYFGAIAKGELGRSMRDGRPAIELVLERIPATLALTLPAFFFKVALGIPAGIYAALHRGSGIDRAVMMTAVAGFTVPSFVLALLLVLVFAVQLGWLPSGGQDSWRHAILPIVTLSLGGAAVLARFTRSAMLEVLGQPYIRTASAKGVPWRKVVTSHALPNAAIPTVTILGFMVGTLIAGAVVVESVFAWPGVGRLLVVAVANRDLAVVQCILLLVAMTMVTSNLIVDFLYGFLDPRLRAKGAHA
- a CDS encoding ABC transporter ATP-binding protein, whose translation is MSGPLVEVSSISRSYAMRSGMFGRSTAVHAVDGLSLAIRKGETLGLVGESGSGKSTTGRIVLGLEPPDRGEVRFDGKAMAAPGTKAWRAQRARMQMIFQDPLGALDRRLPVAAQIREPLDIHGLGTPAEREERVRELLRAVELTPAHGARYPGALSGGQRQRIVLARALATKPDFLVCDEPVSALDVSIQAQVVNLLCDLQAQLGLTRLFISHDLRVVRQISNVVAVMYLGRIVEIGSADDLFARPEHPYTQALVSASPAPGRRSAGRIVLAGDPPNPAARPQGCAFHPRCPRAIARCASEVPALSGVGGNRQVACHLVTGRQAETRDAA